From the Solanum stenotomum isolate F172 chromosome 4, ASM1918654v1, whole genome shotgun sequence genome, one window contains:
- the LOC125863166 gene encoding protein FIZZY-RELATED 2-like isoform X2 — MENPNSNSTDSQTPFDPNSNFNPRTPSKTNNNNNNLIPGFNSYHPSPSRSIYSDRFIPSRTSSNFALFGLPLSPKSSNTEDSNNGYTSLLRTALFGPDSGNVVNPVTPEKGVRGNGRNLKRPNCNIFRYKTETRQRLNSLLPFEFDDQIRGVSTSPVKVPRKVPKSPYKVLDAPALQDDFYLNLVDWSSQNVLAVGLGSSVYLWHASNGKVVKLCDLENDDNVTSVGWAQRGTHLAVGTSNGKVQLWDASHGKMTRTMEGHRLRVGALSWSSSQLSSGSRDKSILQRDIRAQDDYVSKLSGHKSEVCGLKWSPDSRELASGGNDNRLFVWNNHSTQPILKYCEHTAAVKAIAWSPHLHGLLASGGGTADRCIRFWNTTTNTHLSCMDTGSQVCNLVWSKNANELVSTHGYSQNQIILWRYPTMTKIATLTGHTYRVLYLAISPDGQMIVTGAGDETLRFWNVFPSPKSQNTESEIGASSFGRTQIR; from the exons ATGGAGAACCCCAACTCAAATTCCACAGACTCTCAAACACCCTTTGATCCCAATTCCAATTTCAACCCCAGAACTCCATCTAAGactaataataacaataataatttaatccCTGGTTTCAATTCATATCATCCTTCCCCTTCACGTTCAATTTACAGTGACCGTTTCATTCCTAGCAGAACTTCATCTAATTTTGCGCTTTTTGGGTTGCCATTGTCGCCTAAGTCTTCTAATACGGAGGATTCTAATAATGGGTATACTTCTCTTCTTCGTACTGCGTTGTTTGGGCCTGATTCGGGAAATGTAGTGAATCCGGTCACACCGGAGAAGGGTGTTCGTGGGAATGGGAGGAATTTGAAGAGACCCAATTGTAATATTTTTAGGTATAAGACGGAGACAAGACAAAGGTTGAATTCTTTGTTGCCTTTTGAGTTTGATGACCAGATACGTGGTGTTAGTACTAGTCCTGTTAAGGTTCCCCGGAAAGTTCCAAAATCGCCTTATAAG GTACTGGATGCCCCTGCATTGCAAGACGACTTTTATCTGAATCTTGTGGACTGGTCTTCACAGAATGTGTTAGCTGTGGGATTGGGGAGCTCTGTATATTTATGGCATGCATCTAATGGCAAG GTAGTGAAGTTGTGCGACTTGGAAAATGATGATAATGTTACTTCAGTTGGGTGGGCTCAGCGAGGTACACATCTTGCTGTTGGAACAAGTAATGGGAAAGTTCAG TTATGGGATGCCTCTCACGGTAAGATGACAAGAACAATGGAGGGACATCGTTTAAGAGTTGGTGCACTATCTTGGAGCTCCTCCCAGTTGTCTTCAGGAAGCCGGGACAAGAGTATTCTTCAGCGTGACATACGAGCTCAAGATGATTATGTCAGTAAGCTAAGTGGTCACAAGTCAGAG GTTTGTGGGCTCAAATGGTCTCCCGATAGCCGTGAATTAGCTTCTGGTGGAAATGATAACAGA CTTTTCGTGTGGAACAACCATTCAACACAACCTATATTAAAATACTGTGAGCATACTGCTGCTGTAAAGGCGATTGCATGGTCCCCCCATCTTCACGGACTTCTAGCTTCTGGTGGTGGCACAGCTGATCGATGCATTCGATTCTGGAACACAACCACTAATACACACCTCAGCTGCATGGACACTGGCAGTCAG GTTTGCAATCTTGTGTGGTCGAAGAACGCAAATGAATTAGTCAGTACTCATGGTTACtcacaaaatcaaataataCTTTGGAGGTATCCTACGATGACCAAG ATAGCTACTCTGACTGGCCATACGTATAGAGTCTTATATCTTGCCATATCTCCAGATGGACAG ATGATTGTGACCGGAGCAGGAGATGAAACACTTCGGTTCTGGAATGTCTTCCCTTCTCCTAAATCTCAG AACACCGAGTCTGAAATTGGGGCATCTTCTTTCGGCAGAACACAGATTAGGTGA
- the LOC125862882 gene encoding blue copper protein 1a-like, with protein MALKALLVALIIINMVVVPIMATEHLVGDDQGWKLKFDYNAWAESKEFHVGDKLIFKYKEGAHNVYKADLAAFQSCVPGANVEPLTSGNDVIDLKTPGKKWYFCGVNNHCEQGMKVAVNVLQAKEGSSAASGISTSNSAFVAMLVAAFVMFLIIIV; from the exons ATGGCTTTGAAAGCTTTGTTGGTTGcacttattattattaacatGGTTGTTGTTCCAATTATGGCAACTGAGCATTTGGTTGGGGATGATCAAGGTTGGAAACTCAAATTTGACTACAATGCATGGGCTGAGAGTAAAGAGTTTCATGTTGGAGATAAACTCA TATTTAAGTACAAGGAAGGAGCACACAATGTATACAAAGCAGATCTAGCTGCCTTCCAGAGCTGTGTACCAGGTGCTAATGTTGAACCCTTAACTTCGGgaaatgatgtgattgatttGAAAACTCCGGGGAAAAAATGGTATTTTTGTGGAGTTAATAATCACTGCGAACAAGGGATGAAGGTTGCGGTTAACGTTCTACAGGCTAAAGAGGGTTCATCTGCTGCCTCTGGGATTAGTACTTCTAATTCTGCATTTGTTGCTATGTTGGTTGCTGCATTTGTCatgttcttgattattattgttTGA
- the LOC125863168 gene encoding protein STAY-GREEN homolog, chloroplastic-like has translation MSTLTTSFLPSLEKENSLFVYTRRRRRGHSKKSQSIVPVARLFGPSIFEASKLKVLFLGVDEKKHPAKLPRTYTLTHSDITCKLTLAVSQTINNSQLEGWYNRLQRDEVVAEWKKVKGKMSLHVHCHISGDHFLLDFVARLRYYIFCKELPVVLKAFVHGDGNLLKNYPELEEALVWVYFHSNIQEFNKVDCWGPLKEASSLSSTTTYSSSSELGETQMDNTSNCNLDLPQPCQGPCTCCFPSTRKI, from the exons ATGAGTACTTTGACAACTTCTTTTCTTCCATcacttgaaaaagaaaattctctttttgtttacacaagaagaagaagaagaggacaCTCCAAAAAGAGCCAATCTATTGTTCCG GTGGCAAGGTTATTTGGACCATCAATATTTGAAGCATCAAAGTTGAAGGTTCTTTTTTTAGGTGTAGATGAGAAAAAACATCCAGCAAAGCTTCCAAGAACATATACACTTACACATAGTGATATTACATGTAAACTCACTCTTGCTGTCTCTCAAACCATCAATAACTCTCAG TTAGAAGGATGGTATAATAGATTGCAAAGGGATGAAGTGGTTGCAGAATGGAAGAAAGTTAAAGGGAAGATGTCCCTTCATGTTCATTGTCACATTAGTGGAGACCATTTCTTGTTAGACTTTGTTGCTAGGCTCAGATACTATATTTTCTGCAAGGAACTCCCCGTG GTTTTGAAGGCATTTGTTCATGGAGATGGAAATTTGCTAAAGAATTATCCAGAGTTGGAAGAAGCTTTGGTTTGGGTATATTTTCACTCAAACATACAAGAATTCAACAAAGTGGATTGTTGGGGTCCTTTAAAAGAAGCATCTTCACTATCTTCTACTACTACTTATTCATCATCTAGTGAATTAGGTGAGACTCAAATGGATAATACAAGCAATTGCAATTTGGATTTACCACAACCATGTCAAGGGCCTTGCACGTGTTGCTTCCCCTCAACAAGGAAAATCTAA
- the LOC125863166 gene encoding protein FIZZY-RELATED 2-like isoform X1 — protein MENPNSNSTDSQTPFDPNSNFNPRTPSKTNNNNNNLIPGFNSYHPSPSRSIYSDRFIPSRTSSNFALFGLPLSPKSSNTEDSNNGYTSLLRTALFGPDSGNVVNPVTPEKGVRGNGRNLKRPNCNIFRYKTETRQRLNSLLPFEFDDQIRGVSTSPVKVPRKVPKSPYKVLDAPALQDDFYLNLVDWSSQNVLAVGLGSSVYLWHASNGKVVKLCDLENDDNVTSVGWAQRGTHLAVGTSNGKVQLWDASHGKMTRTMEGHRLRVGALSWSSSQLSSGSRDKSILQRDIRAQDDYVSKLSGHKSEVCGLKWSPDSRELASGGNDNRLFVWNNHSTQPILKYCEHTAAVKAIAWSPHLHGLLASGGGTADRCIRFWNTTTNTHLSCMDTGSQVCNLVWSKNANELVSTHGYSQNQIILWRYPTMTKIATLTGHTYRVLYLAISPDGQLVVSSLQMIVTGAGDETLRFWNVFPSPKSQNTESEIGASSFGRTQIR, from the exons ATGGAGAACCCCAACTCAAATTCCACAGACTCTCAAACACCCTTTGATCCCAATTCCAATTTCAACCCCAGAACTCCATCTAAGactaataataacaataataatttaatccCTGGTTTCAATTCATATCATCCTTCCCCTTCACGTTCAATTTACAGTGACCGTTTCATTCCTAGCAGAACTTCATCTAATTTTGCGCTTTTTGGGTTGCCATTGTCGCCTAAGTCTTCTAATACGGAGGATTCTAATAATGGGTATACTTCTCTTCTTCGTACTGCGTTGTTTGGGCCTGATTCGGGAAATGTAGTGAATCCGGTCACACCGGAGAAGGGTGTTCGTGGGAATGGGAGGAATTTGAAGAGACCCAATTGTAATATTTTTAGGTATAAGACGGAGACAAGACAAAGGTTGAATTCTTTGTTGCCTTTTGAGTTTGATGACCAGATACGTGGTGTTAGTACTAGTCCTGTTAAGGTTCCCCGGAAAGTTCCAAAATCGCCTTATAAG GTACTGGATGCCCCTGCATTGCAAGACGACTTTTATCTGAATCTTGTGGACTGGTCTTCACAGAATGTGTTAGCTGTGGGATTGGGGAGCTCTGTATATTTATGGCATGCATCTAATGGCAAG GTAGTGAAGTTGTGCGACTTGGAAAATGATGATAATGTTACTTCAGTTGGGTGGGCTCAGCGAGGTACACATCTTGCTGTTGGAACAAGTAATGGGAAAGTTCAG TTATGGGATGCCTCTCACGGTAAGATGACAAGAACAATGGAGGGACATCGTTTAAGAGTTGGTGCACTATCTTGGAGCTCCTCCCAGTTGTCTTCAGGAAGCCGGGACAAGAGTATTCTTCAGCGTGACATACGAGCTCAAGATGATTATGTCAGTAAGCTAAGTGGTCACAAGTCAGAG GTTTGTGGGCTCAAATGGTCTCCCGATAGCCGTGAATTAGCTTCTGGTGGAAATGATAACAGA CTTTTCGTGTGGAACAACCATTCAACACAACCTATATTAAAATACTGTGAGCATACTGCTGCTGTAAAGGCGATTGCATGGTCCCCCCATCTTCACGGACTTCTAGCTTCTGGTGGTGGCACAGCTGATCGATGCATTCGATTCTGGAACACAACCACTAATACACACCTCAGCTGCATGGACACTGGCAGTCAG GTTTGCAATCTTGTGTGGTCGAAGAACGCAAATGAATTAGTCAGTACTCATGGTTACtcacaaaatcaaataataCTTTGGAGGTATCCTACGATGACCAAG ATAGCTACTCTGACTGGCCATACGTATAGAGTCTTATATCTTGCCATATCTCCAGATGGACAG CTGGTAGTATCATCTTTGCAGATGATTGTGACCGGAGCAGGAGATGAAACACTTCGGTTCTGGAATGTCTTCCCTTCTCCTAAATCTCAG AACACCGAGTCTGAAATTGGGGCATCTTCTTTCGGCAGAACACAGATTAGGTGA